The Oscarella lobularis chromosome 9, ooOscLobu1.1, whole genome shotgun sequence genome includes a window with the following:
- the LOC136191199 gene encoding liprin-beta-2-like: protein MSDVDDVFDSRSANEQSSSSSASSSSTIIRRPSVGEQRENWSVLDLAEKMKEALRTTPDVQSVCSLIPYDTRLYIVHCLRDEDESDDDEDEEDRKAALMELESENLLLQAAFKQETDKKVTLQLQVNDLLSQVDSLKEMTAPPAPPSAPAPPPPTTTTSQEESSEDLEMLPPPPPSPPPSPPPPPAQTLLSLSREDENNAKDVQIAKLMAELEQVRAQVRGDGDPVAKGEDDDVITDAATTTTPTSNHHRYHHHHHHHHHHQLEEQVDVLKNTIAEQEQKIAELKATVLKYKRVQDMVRSASLSVGRRPGEVASPVGSEGLTIAPDVALSPPPVFSSPPPPAVNNVSSPPSTSGNWEPMTTGSDERRRRRRASMEEMTSTDAAATAAAKSDETAVKKKKRFGSFSKKGGKLFKLVSRHRSSSEPNLSSSGDETDAQDDFIIGKVDSAAGEKGGGVRGGAGKTTHSQSAASRIKRSASSFKGTLERAFGRLRRHTSQNTVHDLDGDVDYHDMKPGWTVARSLEQQNDLAQHPISKWDPDAVADWMSEIGLEMYSDRAKYSEFTGIKLIKSTDSDLDKDLIMYHPLHKKKLKLAFSNLVADSKDNLEKLDYTWVAFWLDGIGLPQYKQAFLEARVDGRLLNVLTLEDLALLRVQNPFHHVCLKRAIQCLRQQNFSPHCLIGASRNDGAAEQGVGGGGGAHMHNSKPEHVLRWTNARVCQWLESIEMGEYVPNLKETGVHGAMLILESRFNADTLAATLQVKELIRRHLSQHFSRLIGPAFLASKREAESSKGFVSLEPHGKKHRKRILSLGSLRRRGKAESEAKSAYVCPLDLDMPLAVVTGRFASWKDSAPPPHLRGKDLRTSTAAATATTTTTATTTTTTATTTTTTTGFLKSQGGRREQRKLMMKDDSGLALPPLSKPLANSPSLKKGGGGRAAVDGARANEIEVMSKEMDSLTDMINKELEKKNAVSPFVETSSSSSSSGSPPPPPPPPPSTAPVEMSLPSKSS, encoded by the exons AtgtccgacgtcgacgacgtattcGACAGTCGATCGGCAAATGaacagtcgtcgtcgtcgtccgcttcgtcgtcgtcgacgattatTCGTCGTCCAAGCGTCGGCGAACAACGCGAGAATTGGAGCGTTCTCGATTTAGccgagaaaatgaaagaagcccttcgaacgacgccggACGTCCAAAGCGTTTGCTCTCTCATTCCCTACGATACTCGACTTTACATCGTTCACTGTTtgcgcgacgaagacgag agcgacgacgacgaagacgaagaggatcgTAAAGCTGCACTCATGGAAttagaaagcgaaaatctTCTACTACAAGCCGCTTTCAAACAG GAAACGGACAAAAAAGTTACATTGCAACTTCAAGTCAACGATTTGCTTTCTCAAGTCGATTCTCTCAAAGAGATGACAGCACCACCAGCACCACCATCCGCACCcgcaccaccaccaccaacaacaacaacatcACAAGAGGAGAGTAGTGAAGATTTGGAAAtgcttcctcctcctccaccaTCAccaccgccgtcgccacCCCCACCCCCCGCTCAGACT cttttgtctttgagtagagaagacgaaaataaTGCCAAAGACGTTCAAATAGCCAAACTAATGGCCGAATTGGAACAAGTTCGGGCACAAGTTCGAG GTGACGGCGATCCAGTGGCCAAGGGGGAAGATGACGATGTCATTACAGATGctgctactactactacgCCAACCTCAAATCATCATcgttatcatcatcatcatcatcatcatcatcatcatcagctCGAAGAACAGGTGGACGTTTTGAAAAACACAATCGCAGAACAGGAGCAAAAGATAGCAGAACTCAAAGCGACTGTGCTCAAATACAAACGA GTACAGGATATGGTTCGAAGTGCAAGTCTTTCCGTTGGACGACGTCCTGGCGAAGTGGCGAGTCCTGTTGGATCTGAAGGCCTTACCATAGCGCCTGATGTCGcactttctcctcctcctgtcttctcttcgccgccgccaccggcGGTAAACAATGTATCGTCACCGCCGTCTACGAGTGGAAATTGGGAACCAATGACGACAGGATcagacgaaagacgacgacgacgacgagcttcaatggaagaaatgacgtcaactgacgctgctgctactgctgctgctaaaagcgacgagacggcggtgaagaaaaagaagagatttggctctttttcaaagaaaggAGGAAAGCTATTTAAATTGGTCAGCAGACACAGAAGCAGCAGTGAACCCAATCTTT CTTCGAGCGGAGATGAGACGGATGCACAGGATGATTTC ATTATTGGTAAAGTGGATTCAGCTgctggagaaaaaggaggaggTGTTCGTGGTGGAGCAGGAAAAACAACACATAGTCAGTCTGCTGCCAGTAGAATCAAACGCAGCGCTTCGTCTTTCAAAGGAACATTGGAAAGAGCATTTGGCCG CCTTCGACGTCACACGAGTCAGAATACGGTTCATGATCTTGACGGTGATGTTGATTATCACGATATGAAACCGGGATGGACAGTGGCTCGAAGCTTGGAACAGCAAAA TGATCTTGCTCAGCATCCTATATCAAAGTGGGATCCCGATGCCGTCGCTGATTGGATGTCTGAAATTGGATTGGAAATGTATAGCGACAGAGCAAAGTATAGCGAATTTACTGgaatcaaattaattaaatcaacaGACAGCGATCTTGACAAG GACTTGATCATGTATCACCCACTTCACAAGAAGAAACTCAAACTTGCCTTTAGT AATCTCGTGGCAGATAGTAAGGATAATTTGGAGAAATTGGATTACACGTGGGTGGCAT TTTGGCTTGATGGTATTGGCCTTCCCCAGTATAAGCAAGCCTTTCTTGAAGCGAGAGTGGACGGTCGCTTACTCAACGTCCTCACCCTT GAAGATTTGGCTTTGCTTCGAGTTCAAAACCCATTTCATCACGTTTGCTTGAAGCGAGCCATTCAGTGTTTGAG ACAGCAAAATTTCAGTCCTCATTGTCTAATAGGCGCAAGTAGAAACGACGGTGCTGCAGAGCAGGGtgttggcggcggcggcggcgcgcacATGCACAATTCGAAGCCAGAACACGTTCTACGTTGGACGAATGCTCGCGTTTGTCAATGGCTCGAATCAATTGAAATGGGCGAGTACGTGCCCAATCTGAAAGAAACGGGCGTTCACGGTGCAATGTTG ATCCTGGAATCGCGTTTTAATGCTGACACATTAGCTGCAACGCTCCAAGTGAAAGAACTtattcgacgtcatttgtCTCAGCATTTTTCTCGACTCATTGGACCCGCGTTTCTCGCTTCAAAACGAGAAGCCGAATCGTCCAAGGGATTCGTTTCACTCGAACCCCATGGAAAAAAG CATCGCAAAAGAATTTTATCTCTTGgaagtcttcgtcgtcgcggcaaAGCGGAAAGCGAAGCAAAGAGTGCCTACGTGTGCCCTCTCGATTTAGACATGCCTCTTGCTGTCGTTACCGGACGCTTTGCTTCGTGGAAGGATTCGGCGCCGCCACCGCATCTGCGTGGAAAGGATTTGCGTacttcgacggcggcggcgacggcgacgacgacgacgacggcgacgacgacgacgacgacggcgacgacgacgacgacgacgaccggcTTTTTGAAGAGTCAAggcggaagaagagagcaGAGAAAATTAATGATGAAAGATGATTCGGGTTTGGCTTTGCCTCCTCTTTCAAAACCACTGGCAAATTCTCCTTCATTGAAAAAAGGAGGCGGAGGACGTGCTGCTGTCGAC GGTGCTCGTGCCAATGAAATAGAAGTCATGTCAAAAGAAATGGATTCTTTAACG GACATGATCAACAAGGAGCttgagaaaaagaacgcTGTTTCGCCCTTCGTCgagacttcttcttcttcttcttcttcgggttcgccgccgccaccaccaccaccaccaccatcGACTGCACCAGTGGAAATGTCTTTGCCATCCAAGTcgtcttga
- the LOC136191209 gene encoding DNA damage-regulated autophagy modulator protein 2-like, translating into MSSKWGPELVPVFLAVAGILTFIICYIIAVKDGHVVPGFPYISDTGARVPESCIFGFLLNVVSILGFLVIYIRYKQVKEYNRQNVCVNGLNIASAFLGTMAIVGLMLVASFQDDNVPIVHFVGASMLFGLGVIYSWLQCAITRRQTSVSEGRRLLVIQYLLSAGATIFLISTLVFGIVAAIEQAHGGGERGHFWVQHWNDTMPGFGAHVASTVSEWALALSFLAFFLTYAKAFHKISIEANVRLRLDTYEWSNDSEETRHLNPAGKDSHIY; encoded by the exons ATGTCGTCGAAATGGGGACCCGAACTCGTTCCCGTTTTCTTAGCCGTCGCCGGAATTCTCACCTTTATTATCTG CTACATTATAGCCGTGAAAGATGGACACGTCGTTCCCGGGTTTCCTTATATAAG TGATACCGGTGCCAGAGTTCCCGAAAGTTGTATTTTTGGTTTTCTTCTCAATGTCGTCTCTATTCTGG GTTTTCTCGTTATCTACATACGATACAAACAAGTGAAGGAATACAATCGACAGAATGTGTGCGTTAATGGCCTCAACATAGCTTCAGCATTTTTGGGCACAATGGCAATTGTTGGTCTCATGCTCGTTGCATCATTTCAG GATGACAATGTTCCCATTGTTCATTTTGTGGGTGCCTCTATGCTTTTTGGACTAGGAGTCATCTATTCGTGGCTTCAATGCGCGATTACAAGAAGACAAACATCGGTGAGCGAAGGAAGACGACTCCTCGTCATTCAATACTTGCTATCAGCTGGAGCAACAATATTCCTCATTTCAA CACTTGTCTTTGGCATCGTTGCCGCCATCGAGCAAGcacacggcggcggcgaaagaggTCATTTTTGGGTTCAACATTGGAACGACACAATGCCt GGTTTTGGCGCTCACGTGGCAAGCACCGTATCAGAATGGGCTCTTGCCCTCTcttttctcgccttttttctCACCTATGCCAAAGCCTTCCACAAGATCTCAATTGAAGCAAAcgttcgacttcgtctcgaTACATATGAATGGAGCAACGATTCAGAGGAAACTCGTCATCTGAATCCAGCGGGAAAAGACTCACACATATACTAG
- the LOC136191203 gene encoding fatty acyl-CoA reductase 1-like → MSSTKTAIGSFYENRGVFVTGFTGFLGKVLVEKLLRSSPGVRIYALIRPQGVKDARQRMETVLRDPLFDTIRAKEPDFEQNVVAMSGDVCEPMLGLSDDDVRIIAEHVSVVFHVAATVRFDEALKVSLALNVVGVQQTIAVAKRLPKLVSFVHVSTAYSNCDRKRIEEIIYPPSIPPQKLIGSLEWMDSDMIDSLTPKLLGAHPNTYTFSKNLAEYVLVEEGGQLPFAIFRPSIVGASWKEPSPGWIDNMNGPSGLFIAAGKGLLRVMKMSPDAIADIVPVDISINMMLCIAWYTATAKPQPGLVYHCNTGTQNPCKWTKLHPIVVRTYSKYPFDNIIRRPNFSDSGNNLAYLYWRFVGHVVPAYFMDIFARMFGKKPRMVAALGKLEKAVKTLDFFTQRSWHWTQSNGDRLLAKLSPEDRKEFDFDVRSIDWTKYYEAFAVGTKKFVLREDLANVSSARRQIIRHRSIRLLFNVSLFLCVSSYLIKYSKWARAMVFSLVHFCLYFLSKVGLLSSSGGVPTA, encoded by the exons atgtcgtcgacgaaaacggcgatcGGATCGTTTTACGAGAATCGCGGCGTATTTGTGACCGGTTTCACGGGATTTCTCGGAAAAgttctcgtcgagaaactccttcgttcgtcgccggGTGTTCGAATTTACGCGCTCATACGACCTCAAGGCGTAAAAGATGCTCGTCAGCGAATGGAGACCGTTCTACGGGATCCg TTGTTTGATACGATTCGCGCGAAAGAGCCCGATTTCGAGCAGAATGTCGTTGCCATGTCGGGTGACGTATGCGAACCAATGCTTGGACTTtctgatgatgacgtcagaatcatCGCCGAACacgtttccgtcgttttTCACGTCGCTGCTACggttcgattcgacgaagcACTCAA ggtTTCTCTTGCTCTCAATGTCGTTGGAGTTCAACAAACGATTGCCGTTGCCAAGCGACTACCGAAACTTGTa TCATTCGTTCACGTTTCGACGGCATACAGTAATTGTGATCGAAAGCGTATTgaagaaattatttatccTCCTTCGATTCCACCTCAGAAATTGATTGGTTCTCTTGa ATGGATGGATTCTGATATGATTGATTCTTTGACTCCCAAACTTCTTGGTGCTCATCCCAATACGTACACCTTTTCCAAAAACTTGGCCGAGTACGTTTTGGTTGAAGAGGGCGGACAACTTCCGTTTGCCATATTTCGTCCATCGATTGTTGGTGCAAGTTGGAAAGAGCCAAGTCCC GGTTGGATTGACAATATGAATGGTCCAAGTGGATTATTTATTGCC gcggGTAAAGGTCTATTGAGGGTGATGAAAATGAGTCCAGATGCAATTGCTGATATTGTTCCCGTTGATATATCAATCAATATGATGCTCTGCATTGCCTGGTACACAGCCACTGCAAa GCCACAACCGGGATTGGTCTATCATTGCAATACAGGAACACAGAATCCATGCAAATGGACGAAATTAC ATCCCATTGTTGTTCGTACTTACAGTAAATACCCATTTGATAATATAATTCGACGGCCAAATTTTTCGGACAGCGGAAACAA TCTTGCTTATTTGTATTGGAGATTTGTCGGTCACGTTGTTCCCGCTTATTTCATGGATATATTTGCACGCATGTTTGGAAAAAAGCCAAG AATGGTTGCGGCGTTGGGAAAACTTGAAAAAGCTGTTAAGactcttgatttttttacgCAGAGAAGTTGGCAT tggACTCAATCGAATGGGGATCGTCTTCTTGCTAAATTATCTCCAGAAGATAGAAAG gaatttgattttgatgtTCGTTCAATTGACTGGACCAAATACTACGAAGCATTTGCGGTAGGAACAAAGAAATTTGTTCTACGCGAAGATCTTGCCAACGTGTCAAGTGCACGACGACAAATAATAAG ACATCGCAGCATTCGACTTCTATTCAACGTGTCCCTTTTCCTTTGCGTCTCTTCTTATTTGATCAAATATTCGAAATGGGCAAGAGCAATGGTCTTCAGTCTAGTACACTTTTGTTTGTATTTTCTATCCAAAGTcggtcttctttcttcttcgggCGGCGTCCCAACTGCATGA
- the LOC136191207 gene encoding uncharacterized protein — MASLLTVVLCIGLAFVQINAQAVLIEPKAEVIEDRFFVVFQRNISVTERMKHMLTMDDLSKSLGAEVRFEVRREFTIGNSFRAYTAHMCQKMVQQVLLMPEVRYVTPDQIATIAQEQCVTQEEATWGLVRTSSRVLNIDGYYEYRDEDAGEGVEAYVIDTGIYTGHNEFQAGRASQEFDPVYNDPNRPDGNGHGTHVASTIVGQLYGLAKKATVIGVRVLNDNGSGSYEDVIGGVEWTAEVRREKSRTTVGNMSLGGPQNVALDEAIVAAAEAGVVMVVAAGNEATDACIRSPAASDGAITVGATDNTDTKASFSNQGKCVEIYCPGQGITGAWIGSPVAINTISGTSMASPHVAGIAVKYLTQNPTATPVQVEEWITEQQSTKDIVNGLNSDSFNRLCFMDCNPTSK; from the exons ATGGCTTCGTTGCTCACCGTCGTTCTTTGCATTGGACTTGCCTTTGTGCAAATCAACGCCCAGG CTGTCCTTATTGAGCCCAAAGCAGAAGTGATTGAAGACAGATTCTTCGTTGTTTTCCAGCGCAACATTTCCGTGACAGAAA GAATGAAGCACATGCTGACGATGGATGACTTGTCTAAAAGCCTCGGAGCGGAAGTGCGCTTTGAAGTTCGACGCGAATTCACTATTGGAAACAGTTTCAGAGCGTACACGGCTCACATGTGCCAAAA aatgGTGCAACAAGTTTTGCTTATGCCCGAAGTTCGCTACGTCACCCCGGATCAGATTGCTACAATTGCCCAAGAGCAATGCGTTACGCAAGAAGAGGCTACGTGG GGTCTCGTCAGGACGTCGAGTCGTGTCTTGAACATTGACGGCTATTATGAGTACAGAG ACGAAGATGCTGGAGAAGGAGTCGAGGCCTACGTCATTGACAC TGGAATTTACACGGGACACAATGAATTCCAGGCCGGACGTGCAAGTCAAGAATTCGATCCCGTCTATAACGATCCAAATCGTCCCGACGGCAATGGACACGGCACTCACGTTGCGT CAACAATTGTTGGACAATTGTACGGATTGGCCAAAAAAGCAACGGTCATTGGAGTCAGGGTTCTAAATGACAACGGATCGGGAAGCTACGA GGATGTTATCGGTGGCGTCGAATGGACGGCTGAAGtgagacgagaaaaaagtcgtACGACGGTTGGAAA CATGTCTTTGGGTGGACCTCAAAATGTCGCACTTGACGAGGCAATCGTTGCTGCTGCAGAGGCg GGCGTGGTTATGGTTGTCGCCGCTGGAAATGAAGCCACTGACGCCTGCATTCGATCACCAGCTGCGTCGGACGGAGC TATCACCGTGGGAGCAACAGACAACACGGACACAAAAGCGTCCTTCTCCAACCAGGGTAAATGCGTCGAAATCTACTGCCCG GGTCAAGGTATCACCGGCGCATGGATTGGAAGTCCAGTTGCCATCAACACGATTTCAG GCACTTCGATGGCATCTCCTCATGTG GCTGGAATTGCTGTCAAGTACCTGACTCAAAATCCAACTGCAACTCCCGTTCAAGTCGAAGAATGGATAACAGAGCAGCA GTCAACAAAGGACATCGTCAATGGGCTCAACTCCGACTCGTTCAATCGACTTTGCTTCATGGACTGCAATCCGACGAGCaagtga
- the LOC136191208 gene encoding uncharacterized protein, whose product MTTNCMERAFVSREGSASSFSPFVSASSTKGRRGSTDDVLRGSHQKMSRSLSLNVASTMQKAFAEETTSTSASGGVSDPPPVPPRPLETFLYDEEEGVYVDPPQADSPVPSPGPGVASGFDRSTAIVAAASPMINTKTKVLRRSSQPFNGAVGGVTEDLGVRRQQMRRHCTVPVVPTQSIQTSGAATVATAATAATAATAASSSGIANGIRRDSAPSSPLVPNGGSGGRRITPPAVQRAKATRTFSDGAVKLKKTLSLFFGGSKKTAVTKTKSDPESKAAEEVTKREEEAVQRLREICPNSGPITFAPPPPLPPRNGKQ is encoded by the coding sequence atgacGACCAATTGTATGGAACGCGCTTTCGTCAGTCGAGAAGGCAGTGCTTCGTCATTTTCGCCGTTCGtctcagcgtcgtcgacgaaaggaCGTCGTGGAAGTACGGACGATGTCCTTCGAGGAAGTCATCAAAAAATGAGTCGATCTTTGAGTTTGAACGTCGCCTCGACGATGCAGAAAGCATTCGCGgaggagacgacgtcaacgagtgcAAGCGGAGGCGTGAGCGACCCCCCTCCAGTTCCCCCGCGCCCCCTAGAAACATTCCTTTATGATGAAGAGGAAGGGGTCTATGTTGATCCGCCCCAAGCGGATTCGCCCGTTCCGTCACCTGGCCCAGGTGTTGCAAGTGGCTTCGATCGATCAACggcaatcgtcgccgccgcttcgccAATGATCAATACGAAAACAAAAGTTTTGAGACGATCATCGCAACCGTTCAACGGCGCTGTCGGCGGCGTCACCGAAGATCTCGGTGTTCGTCGTCAACAAATGCGTCGTCATTGTACAGTTCCTGTTGTTCCTACTCAGTCTATCCAAACAAGTGGCGCCGCCACCGttgccaccgccgccaccgccgccaccgccgccaccgccgcctccaGTAGTGGAATTGCTAATGgaattcgacgagattcgGCACCGTCGTCTCCTCTCGTACCcaacggcggcagcggcggaagACGCATCACGCCTCCGGCCGTGCAAAGAGCGAAGGCGACTCGCACTTTTTCGGACGGTGCCGTCAAATTGAAGAAaaccctttctctttttttcggTGGAAGTAAAAAGACGGCCGTCACGAAAACCAAGTCAGATCCGGAGTCAAAGGCTGCTGAAGAGGTTACGAAACGGGAAGAAGAAGCGGTTCAACGTCTTCGAGAAATTTGCCCTAATTCTGGGCCAATCACGTTTgcacctcctcctccactgCCACCTCGAAATGGAAAGCAATAG
- the LOC136191212 gene encoding small ribosomal subunit protein uS15 encodes MGRMHAPGKGISSSALPYRRSVPTWLKLTSEDVKEQMYKLAKKGLTPSQIGVILRDSHGVARVKNITGSTILRILKSKGLAPSLPEDLYQLIKKAVAVRKHLERNRKDKDSKFRLILIESRIHRLARYYKTKRMLPPNWKYESSTASALVA; translated from the exons atGGGTCGAATGCACGCGCCTGG TAAGGGCATCTCTTCGTCGGCATTGCCGTACAGACGAAGCGTTCCAACG TGGTTGAAGTTGACGTCGGAAGACGTCAAAGAACAGATGTACAAATTAGCGAAAAAGGGTCTTACTCCTTCTCAAATCG gcGTCATATTGAGAGATTCTCACGGCGTCGCGCGCGTTAAGAATATCACAGGCAGCACAATTCTTCGCATTTTGAAATCGAAGGGCTTGGCACCGAGTCTTCCCGAAGATCTATACCAGTTGATCAAAAAAGCGGTGGCAGTGAGAAAACATCtcgaacgaaatcgaaaagacaaagattcgaaatttcgtctCATTCTCATCGAAAGTCGAATTCACCGTCTGGCGCGATATTACAAAACGAAGAGAATGTTGCCACCAAATTGGAAATACGAATCTTCAACGGCTTCCGCTCTCGTTgcatga
- the LOC136191200 gene encoding homeodomain-interacting protein kinase 2-like, whose protein sequence is MSAAAAVAATAIGTLSSSSSSSSSTNFSTTTAGFVIPSSSSMSSTSFGLAGTAGAPAPAPGPVPVSSRRRAPLHARSENDEEKDVSSGGGGGGGGGEYPLIQNEVLCSIRHHRRSDDDLTIESHVTRYQVLEFLGKGTFGQVAKCWKQDTNELVAVKILKSHSSYARQGKVEVDILSRLQHENPDAFNFVRAYECFQHKNHTCLVFEMLQLNLYDFLKQSKFQPMPLKHIRPILKQVLTTLLKLKSLQIIHADLKPENVMLVDHERLPFRVKVIDFGSATFATTTKSTTTTNVFSTYLQSRYYRAPEIILGLPFNEAIDMWSVGCVIAELFLGWPLFPGSSEYDQIRYIVDARGSVPHFMLTSNKASRFFYFAPSSSSSTSGSYQLKPPHVYEMENRIKTKEARKYIFKDLIEMVEIGLPTDLAGNQFFAERADRHEFVDLLKQMLEIDPSKRCTPEEGLAHPFITMTHMTYFNSCPNVLSSWEHMQVCSEPTTSSIHHYAGSQIDITRCTCCVRHLRTHFSHNYQLPFSPVNDTVLSAAGTGNASLPLHHSAAATSLITPQRSLESSGMDFVSRGIGAPLWSTTTTSTPSRAAAMPVATASRFLLRPPPPLIARPSLYQQHPAAGESTSSSRGWPDDRGYASASPSTYLAAGSGVTTDFHHHQQQQQQSGMDLMSSRYNVPSYRQYAPPPPPAAAAAAAAAAAQSLWGAATTNPIHTYHHYPSSASQQLPLSLSSSTSSFLSSGGSHARIIDVDPVVLLDRPANPAPSFLGASNSTSDMMTPAIVSIPSVTFMQTGLPAPVLLQHHHHHLHQYHQQQLRRNPNPNPHIN, encoded by the exons ATGTCTGCCGCTGCAGCAGTGGCTGCGACGGCGATAGGAacactttcttcttcgtcttcatcatcgtcttcgacgaatttttcaacGACAACAGCGGGATTTGTCATtccgtcgtcatcatcgatgagttcgacgtcgtttggaCTCGCTGGGACGGCGGGGGCCCCAGCCCCAGCCCCAGGCCCAGTCCCGGTTTCCTCAAGACGTCGTGCTCCACTTCACGCTCGTagtgaaaacgacgaagaaaaggacgTTTCTTcaggcggaggaggcggaggaggcggaggcgaaTATCCATTGATTCAAAACGAAGTTCTTTGTTCAATACGTCATCATCGACGATCGGATGACGATTTGACGATCGAAAGCCACGTGACTCGTTATCAGGTGTTGGAATTCTTAGGCAAAGGGACATTTGGTCAAGTGGCCAAGTGTTGGAAACAAGACACGAATGAATTAGTCGCCgtgaaaattctcaaaagTCATTCGTCGTATGCGAGACAGGGAAAAGTCGAAGTCGACATTTTGTCGCGACTTCAACACGAAAATCCGGACGCCTTCAATTTCGTTCGAGCGTACGAATGCTTTCAGCACAAGAATCACACGTGTCTCGTCTTCGAAATGCTTCAATTGAATCTCTACGATTTTTTGAAACAGTCCAAGTTTCAGCCAATGCCCTTGAAGCACATTCGTCCCATTCTCAAACAAGTTCTCACCACTTTACTCAAATTGAAAAGTTTGCAAATTATTCACGCCGATTTGAAACCGGAAAACGTCATGCTTGTCGATCACGAACGATTACCATTTCGAGTCAAAGTCATTGATTTTGGATCGGCTACATTTGCTACAACAACAAAATCAACGACAACAACAAACGTCTTTTCTACATATCTCCAATCTCGATATTATAG GGCGCCGGAGATTATCTTAGGCCTTCCTTTTAACGAGGCCATTGACATGTGGTCCGTTGGATGCGTCATTGCCGAACTCTTTCTCGGATGGCCTCTCTTTCCCGGATCGTCCGAATATGATCAG attcGTTATATTGTTGATGCGCGAGGTTCTGTTCCTCATTTTATGCTCACTTCGAATAAGGCGTCgcgtttcttttattttgcgccgtcgtcttcgtcgtcaacttCCGGTTCTTATCAACTCAAACCGCCGCACGTCTACGAAATGGAGAATCGAATTaagacgaaagaagcgaGGAAATATATATTTAAAGATCTCATTGAAATGGTTGAG ATTGGATTGCCTACGGATTTGGCAGGAAATCAGTTCTTTGCTGAAAGAGCAGATAGGCATGAATTTGTGGATTTGCTGAAACAAATGCTGGAAATTGATCCGTCAAAAAGATGTACACCAGAAGAAGGTCTTGCTCATCCTTTCATCACAATGACTCACATGACCTATTTCAATTCTTGTCCCAA TGTTTTGTCGTCTTGGGAACACATGCAAGTGTGCTCTGAACCGACAACGTCGTCTATTCATCATTATGCTGGCTCTCAAATTGATATCACTCGTTGTACGTGCTGCGTTCGTCACCTTCGCACCCACTTCTCTCACAACTACCaacttcctttttctcccgTCAATGACACTGTTCTATCCGCCGCCGGAACGGGAAACGCCTCTCTTCCACTTCACCacagcgccgccgccacatCCCTTATTACCCCGCAAA GATCATTGGAATCGTCTGGAATGGATTTTGTATCAAGGGGCATTGGAGCGCCCTTGTGgtctactactactactagtacGCCTTCACGTGCCGCCGCCATGCCAGTGGCAACAGCcagtcgttttcttcttcgtcctccgCCTCCACTCATTGCTCGTCCTTCTCTCTATCAACAGCATCCAGCGGC TGGAGAGTCAACGTCATCTTCAAGAGGATGGCCGGATGATAGAGGTTATGCATCAGCGAGTCCGTCTACGTATTTGGCTGCTGGAAGTGGAGTGACAACA GattttcatcatcatcaacaacaacaacagcaatCAGGTATGGATTTGATGTCATCTCGTTATAACGTCCCTTCCTATCGTCAATAtgctccgcctcctcctccggcggcggcggcggcggcggcggcggcggcggcccaATCTCTGTGGGGGGCGGCAACAACGAATCCAATACACACCTATCATCATTATCCTTCTTCCGCTTCTCAGCAGCTCCCTCTTTCGTTGtcatcatcgacgtcgtcattcttGTCATCGGGAGGAAGTCATGCTCGCATTATTGATGTTGATCCCGTCGTTTTATTAGATCGTCCTGCCAATCCAGCACCTTCCTTTTTAGGAGCTTCGAATTCTACTTCAGATATGATGACGCCAGCTATTGTGTCAATTCCTTCCGTTACTTTCATGCAAACTGGTCTTCCTGCACCTGTTTTGTTGcagcatcatcatcatcatcttcatcaatATCACCAGCAACAATTGAGAAGAAATCCCAATCCCAATCCccatattaattaa